The sequence CGGGCGCGGGGCGCAGGGCGCGGGGCGCGGGGCGCGGGGCGCGGGGCGCAGCGTCGCGAAGGCGCGGGTCAGGGATCGAGGCCGGGGCGCGACCACAGGGCGTTGTCGTATCCCGGATCCCACGTGATCCTGCGCCAGCCCGCCTCTACGCCCGCAGGCCACGACTTTCGCGCGATGGCGAGGTCGGTCGTCGGCAGGGCGGCCGTCCCCGAGACGACGGGCACGACGCGGGGCGCCAGGAAGAACTCGTACGCGTTCCGGCTGATGACCGACGACCGGTTCGGCGCCAGCGGGTCGGGGGCCGTGACGAACGACACGCTCGCGCTGCCGAACCGGTCGACGGCGTGGGTGAGAGTGAAGGCGGAGGCGTAGCCGCCGTAGGCGGGCGCCACCGTCCGGGTCTGGGCGACCAGGCTCGACCCGAGCGCGAAGACGAGGGCGAGCGCGAGCATCACGGCGCGATGGCGCACGAGGAGACCGAGGGCGAGCACGGCCAGGAGGACTCCCCCGCCGATGAGCGCCGCCTGCACGAGCGGGAGCGCGGCGTCGTCGGCACCGAGCTGCCAGCCGTACTGCACGATGCCGAGGACGTTCATCGGGTTCCAGCCCGACGTCGTCTCGTCGGCGGTCGGGACCACGGCGTGCGCGAGGAGTCCGAACCCGGCCGTCACGACCGCGAAGGCGCCGACGGTGGCGATTCCGAGCCGGACGAAGCGCCGTCGCAGGCGGACAGGAGCCGCAGACCGTCCGGCCCCGAGGGCCCGGGGTGCGAGACGCACCAGCAGGACCATCCCGAAGAACGCGAGCAGATCGGTGGCGGGCTCGAGGTAGCGGCCGTAGACGAACAGGTCGAGCCGGTCGCGCTGGGCGACCGAGCGGCTGACGTACGTGATGCTGATCGCGGCGAGGCCGAGCGCCCACACCCCGAACCAGAGGGCCCAGCCCGGCCTCCTCGACCTGATCTCGGAAGCCGCCCTCAGGATCACGAAGACGACGCCGGGGATCGCGAGCCCGGCGGTCGCCACCACCAGGTACCAGACCTGCCCCGAGGTCCCGAGGGCCGTGGCCGCCGGGGCGCTTCCGAACAGCTTCGCGACCCCGTCGGCCTCGCGACCCGTGGAGCGGTAGACGACGACCTCCAGGTGCCGGTAGAGCGCGTACCCGAGCGCGGAGATGATCAGGGCGGACGCGAGGAGCGCTGATCCTGCGCGGAATCGGCGCTGGAGGAGCAGCAGGATCGCCCAGGCCACCGCCGCCACGACGATCCCCGCGACGCGGCCGTGCACGACGAACGCGAAGCCGGAGGCTGCTCCTGCGGCCAGGTACCAGCGGACCGTCTCCGCCCGGGCTGCGATCACGGCCAGCAGGACGGCCGATGCGACCACGAGCACGAGGAAGCTCTCGGCCAGAGCGAAGCCGGCCATCAGCGCGTGGGCGGGGAGCGCGACGACCACCGAGGCGGCAAGGACGGCGTGGGCGGTGCGGAGCCCGAGCCGGCGGCCGAGCGCGGCGAGCACCGGGATCGTCGCGAGCGAGCTCAGAGCCGACAGGATCACGGCTCCCCGGTAGAGGGCGAGCGGGTCGCGGAGGATCCACCACAGCGGCACCAGCACGAGCGACCAGCCCGGGTAGTACGAGTCGGCGTCGATGCGGAGGGCGGGGCCGCCGCCGATGGCGATCGTGTTGGCGAGGTAGCCGATCTCGTCGCCGAAGAAGACCGGCGAGGTCCGGGTCACTCCGAGCGTGACGAGGAGCGCGGTCGTCAGCGTGACGGCCGTGAGTGCGAGGACCCCGCTCAGAGTCGACGGCAGGCGCAGCCCCCTCGCGCGGAGGCCGGCTGCCGTCACGACGGGGCGGGCGAGGAGGGTCACGGGACGAACCCTAGTAGGTGCGGGTTGCGGTCACGGCGCTGTCGGTCGCTCCTGGCAGGATGCGGGTCGTGACCTCTCGTGCCGGATCCGACCGTGCTGCGCCTCCCCCTCAGCATCCTGCGGGCACGGTCGTGGTCTCGAAGAACCCGAAGACGTCGAAGACCGAGCAGGACGTCCGCGACCGACTGACAGCCGCGGGCCTGCAACTGCACCCGGGCCGGTCGGCGATCCAGTGCGGGTTCGACGAGGAGCGCCGCACCTGGCCGGTCCTGACGCCCGACTACCTCCTGCGCGAGAGCAGGGTCTGCGTCGAGTTCGACTCCGGCTACACCCACCGGGACGAGGAGGCGTCCGACCGCCGGCGCAACGCCCTCTTGAACGACGTCGGCTGGACCGTCGTCCGGCTGCGGACCGGCGGTCTCCCCGCCCTCGGCCCCTACGACGTCACGACCGACACGTCGTCGTTCACGGTCGGGGCGATCACCGCCCTCGTCGAGAGCATCGAGGACGCCGTGGCAGGACGCCCCGGGGTTCAGAGGCACATCGACAAGGCCCCGGCGCGGGTGCGGAAGAGGAGCCGACTCGGCTCCCTCGCCGCCGACAAGCATGTCGAGAATGCGGTCTACTCCTCCTGGACGCTCGACAGCGGCAGGGTCCTGAGGCTGACCGTGATGGCCGGCGGGCACTTCCTCGGAGCACCCGGAGGAGGCTGGCGGACTCCGGCGTTCGTGATCCGCCTGGGCCTCGACCGGCTCCCGCGCAGCAGCTGGCGGGGCAACCTGGAGGCACTCCTCGAGACGATGCCGGAGGAGAGCCTCGCCCCGACATCGAGGTTCCCGTGGGGCGACGACCTCTTCACCGGCGAGCACGCCGACGTCCAGGTGGAGTCGACCTTCAATGTCGGCGCCTCCGCGCACATCGGCTCGACGACTCTGCCCGCCGCGGACGGCTTCGACGACGACACCATGCACCTTCTCGGCGGCGGGCGTCTCGCCCTCCACCCGGAGGCTCGAGACGCCGGCTGGAGGTTCGCCGACGTCCGCCAGCTGGCCGGGAAGCACGGCCCGTTCCAGAAGTACCTGCTGCTGCGGGACGGACCGCGCGGCGGCCTGTGGGCGGGTGGGCCCGAGTAGTCGACTCCGCTTCGATCCGCTTCCCGGCAAGGGATTGCCCCGGGGTAGGACGACCTGTACAGTCGCGCATCCAGGGCTCACCCGAGGAGTCGCTTATGCGCCCGAGCGGCGCGGACGAGAAGGGGAACCATGAAGGCATCACGCACACGCACAGGAGTGACCGCGGTGCTCGCGGCACTCGTGCTCGCGGCGCTTCCGGCCCAGACGGCGCAGGCGACGCCGGGCCACTCGCGGGTCGCGGCGGTGTCGGCCGTCGCGGCGGCCCCGGGCAGCATCAGCGTGCAGCTCGTCGACATCGCAGGCGATCCCCTGGCTCTGGCCGGAGCGACCGCCAGCGTCTACGTCTCCTCGCCCGACGACCCCGGCTTCCGGAGGGCCGCCACCGACAGCTCTGGTCACGCTGTGATCTCCGACCTGCCGGCGACGCCGTACTACGACCTCACGATCGACCCCCCGAAGGCAGGATCGGCCACGTACGCACCGACGCGCATCGACAGCGTCGGGGTCGCGGCCGGCGTCAGCACGGTCGTCTCGGCGACGCTCGCGCGCGGCGCCACCGTGACAGGCAGGCTCACCGGCCCGACCGGAGCACCGCTCGCGGGCACGAAGGTCACCATCGAGGGCATGACCTACGTCTTCCCGGAGGTCGAGACCACCACCGATGCGACGGGGCGCTACACCTTCGTCGGTCTCGCCTCCGACGTCTACGAGCTCTTCACCGGAGACCAGATCTTCCGCACCAGCCTCTCGTGGATGACTCGCGCGCACGCCGAGCGGCCGGGCGTCGACCCGAGCCGCGTCACCCTCTCCACGCGCCTCGTCCACACGGCGTACGACATCGGAATCGGTGTAGACCCATCGGCAGACGGAGAGGCCACCGTCGGCGCGACCGTCACCCTGACGAACGTCTCGACCGGCGCGACCTTCACGCAGCGCACGGGAGGGGTGGCCGGGGTGCTGCAGCCGGTGAAGTTCGCTGTTCCGACGGGCGACTACACGATCAGCGTCCGCACGGTGGCGACTGCCGCCACGCCCAGCCGCACCTGGTGGTACACGGGCCAGCGGACGAAGATGACGGCGGACGCCGGATCGGCCCTGCGGAAGCACATCGACTTCTCGAGCGTGATCGGCATCTACGCGAAGGTGCCGTGAGCTCGAGCTCGCTGACGACTGGGACGTCCAGCTGAAGTCTGTCAAGACGTGGCCGTAGCTGCCGACCCACCGTCGAAGCAGGGCGCGCCCCCTGCTTACCCAGAGGGGGCGCGCTGGCGTGCACCGACGTGGAATCAGACACGCAGGCACGGCAGGATCAGGAACCTCCCGCCGACAGTGTGGATGGTCAACACCGCCTCCACGCGCACGGTGACGGGTGCGTTCTCAGAAACGACTAAGACGGCGGTGCGGCGGCGCCCTCGTGGCAGCGTCGCACTCGCTCCGCGGCCCTCGCCGCGACCGGACTCCACCTGCAAGATCAGGGTGACTACGACGGGTTGCGCCTGTGGGGTGCAGACTCCACTCATGACACGTGGGTCCTGGCTGCTCCTCGCCGGCGTCGGGATCATCGTGACCGCGTTCGGCGGCGCCCTGGTCGGGGGCGGTCAGATCCTCGTCGGGACAGTCCTCACGATCCTGGGGGCGCCGACGTTCGGTCTCGCCGTCGGCCGGTACCGGCGGAAGGGTCCGCCGCTCACGTGACTCGGACGGCGCTGGAGCCTGCGGCCCCTCGGCAGCCACTGGATCGACGATGCATCCCGGGCGCGGGACTGCTGTTGGTTCGCTCCCCGGCAACGACGACCGGGTTGCCGCCATGGTCCAGGGAGGGGGTTCTGTTTCTCCCGATGTCGACGATCGTTACGACGTGCGGCCCCAGCATCTCCTGGACCCCGTCTCGCGTCCGCTGGTCGTCGAGCCGTCACGTGCCGGAGTCTCAATCAGCACGGCGGCTCTTTTCTCATGGGCGCTGCCAAGTACTCCAGGGCGCTCTACCTCCAGCAAGTCGAGAGGCGTCAGCGTTGCCAGGATCGCCAGGCGCCGCCGCTCACATTCCCCTTCCCGTGATCGCTTCGGTGGCGCGGCTGACGCCGGGCGATTAGCGGGCCTGAGCGTGCACGTTCACCGTGCGGGTTAAACGCCCGTCGCTGTCGGGACGACCTTTTTCGGTGACACGGAAGGGCGCGCCGTGAGCTTTGGTCCACTTCGAGCACCGAGCTTATGGGTGGCTCACGTTATGTCGAGAGAGATGCTGATCCGGGCAGTTGTTTCATCTGCGGGGGTGGCCTCGTCGCTGGCGGGCTCGTCGCGGCAGGAATCGCCATCGCCGCTATCGGTCTCGTAGCCGCCATTGTTGGTGCACTCGGTTTCGGGATCTTCGGATCGGCGAAATGGCCTCGCTGCAGAACCTGATGTGGCCACCAGAGCGATGGGGGTTCCTCCTACGGACTTAGTTCTGGCGTCAAGTGAAAGCCTGTGGTTGGCTCAAATCATGTCGAGGAACATCCCAATTCGGGCCGCTGCGCTGTCCGCTGGAATCGGCCTCGTGGTTGGTGGTCTGGTCATTGCACTGCTAGGTCATCTGGCGGTTTCCATGGGTTCGTGGACTAGCGGTCTTGTGGCTGCCGGCTTAGCCATCTCCGCTGTCGGCCTTATTGCCGCCATCGTTGGAGCTCTCGGCTTCGCGATGTTCGGATCGGCGAAGAACCCCCGCGATCAGACCTGAAACGGAACGTTCAGGGCACGCTGAGGGTTCCGAAACCGGGTGCTATCTGCCGCTGCGACTCGTCGCCTCTGCTAAGGCATCTGCGAACGATTTGCCGTCGTTGGCATGGCCGGTGAAGGTCGTCCTGGCTCCGTCGATCATGAGAGTCATTCGTACCCAATTGGGCCGCCCACTCCGTTTGTCCAGACGGACCTCTCGAGAGACGACCTCGACCGAACTGAGAGGCGATGTCACGGGCACTTTGCCCCGAAAGACCCGGTAGTGCTTACGCGTGAGGACATCACTTGAGAGCTTCAGCTCGTCCACTCCATTGAAGCCCCACCAGGGTCCTGGAGAAAACCGTGCGGCGATCTCAAAGTCAGTCACGATCCCGAGGCTAGCGTTTCAGCGCTCCGCTGGGGCCAAGTTGGACCGTCACCCTGCGGCCGCAATTCCTTCACACAACGAGCACGATTGACGTTCCCCCTCGGGCATGGTGGCGATTGGCTCCTCGACGTACGGTGGTCGAATAACGGCTACGCGTAGCGCCTTGGCATCAGCGGGTAAATGGCATGATGACCTCGTGACTCAAACGGGTGCGGCCGGTGCAAGAGACCGCGTAGGGACAGCCCTGTTCTTCATCGGGGCCGGTGTCATCGCGCTGACGGTCGTGGCCGCCCTTGTGTCAGCCGTCATGGTCTTCGTCGGTGCAGCCGGAGGCCTCGGCATTAGCGTTGTCGCCGTGGACGTCTATGAGTTCGAGGCGGCGAGCATGTACCTCGGCGCTATGGTCATGGTCGGCGGGCTTGCCCACGCCAGGAGGTTCGCACGCCGGGCCGAGTCGGCCGCTGGTGAGTGAGAGTACTGAAGGTCATGAGGGGAAGCCGAGGCTTGTCCAGATGAGGACGAGGCCGTACCCGCGCCAGCGCATCGGTGGTGCCATCAGTTCCCGGTCCAGGCCGCGGCTGTGATGGGTCTCTCACCGCCGCCGAACCCTTGAATGGTCAGTCGGTAGCTGCCCGGTGTACGGAGGTACTACGCGAGAGCGAAAGCGTTCTGCGTGCTGATCCCACCGGCTTGAGGGCTGATTTCCAAGCTGCCGCAGGATGACTGGACCGCCCACAGCACCCGGCCTCTGTCGGTGTGCTCGAGGCTGCTGATAGATGTGACGTCGCAGGTTTCGGTGGAGCGTGCATCAAACCACGCGAAGGAGTGGACGGCGACGAAGGTGAGGGCGCCGAAGAAGAGAACCCCTCCAGCGATGACGGCGACGATGGCGAACCGCTGCTTCCGACTCATCCCGGTTCCCATGTCACCGGTGTTGCCTGTGCTCGTCACGCTGCATCTTGTCGGCTGTCAAGGCGTCCGCGGTAGGGGCATTTTGAAGGGCCAGCGGATGCGGCAATCACTGCCGGTGGGTTCAGCGGGGCACGAGGACGGGTGCGCGGGCGGCGGGGATGAGGGCGTCCATGTCTGTTTCGATGAGGGGGACGCCGCCTCGTTGTGGGGTGGTGAGGTTGGCCTCTGAGACCGTTCAGAACCGGGGGGGGGCCGCTGCGTGTCGGAACTGCTCCTAGCGTCTCCTGCGGTGGTTGGCCCGGGCGAGCAGAATGGCGGCGCCCCAGATGAGGCAGAGCGCGAGAAGTCCCAGTGGGACGACCGCGATGACTGGCGTTCCCGCCTCGAATGACAGTTGACCGAAGGTGACGGCCGCCCCGGTGAGAAGACCCGGCAGGGCGAGGATCGCATAGTCCACTCTTTGGATGTGGGCGCGGTCTCGTCGCGCAGGCAGACTCCCGGGCGACGGCCGCCGGGGTGCAGGCGCCACCGCCGCTTCGATCTGGGGTCGGCCGGTGGCGTCTCCGTCATCGGCCTCTCGGGCGAGCCGGACGAGAGCGTCGAAGACCCCGCGGCCCGTTTCGAGTACGGCTTCCGGAACCGGGCCAGCTATCCCCAGGACCAGACCGTTCGTAGCAGCCACGACTACCTCGACACCACCGGCACCATGATCGACGAAACGGAAACGGGTTGTCTCAGCCCTCGTCGCGAAATTGGTCCTCCGCCCGACGAGCGCTTCCTCCGGCAGTACTTCAATGAGAATCGCCCCCGGGACCGCTCTGACCGCAGCCCTCATCAACTCGTCGATACTGCCCATCGGCACGTCGAGCGTCGCCTTCATCACGTCCTCTTCATAACAGATTCCGTCGGGCGGCTACGAAGGTCGCGTGCCAGGCGGGCGCATGAATTCATACACGAGTGCGAGCACCGACGGGACGCCGACACCATTCCGCTGCCCCCGGGCGTGCAGCCGACCAGCCCGACACAGACGCCGTCCCCGACCAGCACTTCCTCCGGTGGGCCCTACCGGGCTCGAACCGATGACATCCACGGTGTAAACGTGGCGCTCTACCAACTGAGCTAAAGGCCCGCTTCCCGACGACCGCGATCGCGATCACAGGAGCGTCCTGCCAGCGTACCGAACCTCACGCTCCGGACGCGACGCCGACCTGCCAGGAGACACCGAAGCGGTCGGCGATCCAGGCGTAGCGGTCGTTGAAGGGGTAGCTGCCGAGCTCCATGAAGACCTGCCCGTCGGCCGAGAGCGCCTCCACGACGCGGTCGACGTCCTCCGGGGTCGAGCAGTCGACGGCGAAGGAGATGGCGGGAGTGAAGGTGAACTCGTGGACGGGCGGCGAGTCGATCACGCGGAAGCGGGCCCCGCCGATCCTGAACGAGGCGAATGCGATCGTGCCGTCGTCGGCGTTCACCTGCGACTCGACAGCGGTGTCGCCGAAGACGCCGGCATAGAGGTCGAGGGCGGCGGCGGCGTCACCGGTGAACATCAGCTGCGGCTCGACGGCTCGCGGCACGACCCGGGGCTGAGTATCGTCGGTCATGCGCCGAGGCTACCCGCGGCGGGCGACCTCCGACAGGTCGAATGGACCCTAGACGGCGACCGGTGCCAGAGCGTCGAGGGCTGCGCGGTAGTCGGCCAGCTCGCGGGCCTGGCCGGGAGCCGTGACGAACTGCTGGCGGATGATGCCCGCCTGGTCGATCACGAAGGTGGCCCGGTTGGCGAAGCCCTTGTGGTCGAGGAACACGCCGTACTCCTTGGCGACCTCGCCGTGCGGCCAGAAGTCGGCCAGGAGGTTGAACTCGTAGCCCTCGGTCTCGGCGAACGAGCGCAGGGTCGCCTTCGAGTCGACGGAGATGCCGAGCAACTCGACGCGGTG is a genomic window of Frondihabitans peucedani containing:
- a CDS encoding phospholipid carrier-dependent glycosyltransferase encodes the protein MTLLARPVVTAAGLRARGLRLPSTLSGVLALTAVTLTTALLVTLGVTRTSPVFFGDEIGYLANTIAIGGGPALRIDADSYYPGWSLVLVPLWWILRDPLALYRGAVILSALSSLATIPVLAALGRRLGLRTAHAVLAASVVVALPAHALMAGFALAESFLVLVVASAVLLAVIAARAETVRWYLAAGAASGFAFVVHGRVAGIVVAAVAWAILLLLQRRFRAGSALLASALIISALGYALYRHLEVVVYRSTGREADGVAKLFGSAPAATALGTSGQVWYLVVATAGLAIPGVVFVILRAASEIRSRRPGWALWFGVWALGLAAISITYVSRSVAQRDRLDLFVYGRYLEPATDLLAFFGMVLLVRLAPRALGAGRSAAPVRLRRRFVRLGIATVGAFAVVTAGFGLLAHAVVPTADETTSGWNPMNVLGIVQYGWQLGADDAALPLVQAALIGGGVLLAVLALGLLVRHRAVMLALALVFALGSSLVAQTRTVAPAYGGYASAFTLTHAVDRFGSASVSFVTAPDPLAPNRSSVISRNAYEFFLAPRVVPVVSGTAALPTTDLAIARKSWPAGVEAGWRRITWDPGYDNALWSRPGLDP
- a CDS encoding DUF559 domain-containing protein; translation: MTSRAGSDRAAPPPQHPAGTVVVSKNPKTSKTEQDVRDRLTAAGLQLHPGRSAIQCGFDEERRTWPVLTPDYLLRESRVCVEFDSGYTHRDEEASDRRRNALLNDVGWTVVRLRTGGLPALGPYDVTTDTSSFTVGAITALVESIEDAVAGRPGVQRHIDKAPARVRKRSRLGSLAADKHVENAVYSSWTLDSGRVLRLTVMAGGHFLGAPGGGWRTPAFVIRLGLDRLPRSSWRGNLEALLETMPEESLAPTSRFPWGDDLFTGEHADVQVESTFNVGASAHIGSTTLPAADGFDDDTMHLLGGGRLALHPEARDAGWRFADVRQLAGKHGPFQKYLLLRDGPRGGLWAGGPE
- a CDS encoding carboxypeptidase-like regulatory domain-containing protein, coding for MKASRTRTGVTAVLAALVLAALPAQTAQATPGHSRVAAVSAVAAAPGSISVQLVDIAGDPLALAGATASVYVSSPDDPGFRRAATDSSGHAVISDLPATPYYDLTIDPPKAGSATYAPTRIDSVGVAAGVSTVVSATLARGATVTGRLTGPTGAPLAGTKVTIEGMTYVFPEVETTTDATGRYTFVGLASDVYELFTGDQIFRTSLSWMTRAHAERPGVDPSRVTLSTRLVHTAYDIGIGVDPSADGEATVGATVTLTNVSTGATFTQRTGGVAGVLQPVKFAVPTGDYTISVRTVATAATPSRTWWYTGQRTKMTADAGSALRKHIDFSSVIGIYAKVP
- a CDS encoding VOC family protein; the protein is MTDDTQPRVVPRAVEPQLMFTGDAAAALDLYAGVFGDTAVESQVNADDGTIAFASFRIGGARFRVIDSPPVHEFTFTPAISFAVDCSTPEDVDRVVEALSADGQVFMELGSYPFNDRYAWIADRFGVSWQVGVASGA
- a CDS encoding peroxiredoxin, encoding MALENDIQAPDFELPNQFGEHVRLADYRGVKPVALVFFPLAFSSTCTSELCTLRDNIGMFRDHRVELLGISVDSKATLRSFAETEGYEFNLLADFWPHGEVAKEYGVFLDHKGFANRATFVIDQAGIIRQQFVTAPGQARELADYRAALDALAPVAV